In Granulicella tundricola MP5ACTX9, a single genomic region encodes these proteins:
- a CDS encoding LamG domain-containing protein, whose product MMQWILRSGQSRRPRWSILLGTEALLCLALTSCRRPSTKITFTQVPKTSLGGADTSGVISGRVTGPAEGSRILLYARSGGKWWIQPYGYIPYTVIAADGSWSNSSHLGTDYAAVLTKGDYDYQKMVPELPKVGGKILAVAITAASKNRFEPTRVDAATIHFGGYEWEVRSTISNNGGIDHQYLTKNVWLDSDGALHLRVSRVGTKAACAEIHTIRNLGYGTYRFTVQDVGKLDASASLGFFTWSDRSPDQNYREMDIHISRMGNPENKNGEYLIQPYYIPANVYRFEIPSGEITASFHWMPGSAVFTTAEGSNPHAKPVSTWTFTAGIPASSGENTYINFCEFPFAKVGLRQEAEVVIENFQFWP is encoded by the coding sequence ATGATGCAGTGGATCTTGCGCTCCGGGCAGAGCCGGCGGCCCCGGTGGAGCATACTCCTGGGGACGGAGGCGTTGCTGTGCCTCGCTCTGACGAGCTGCCGGCGTCCCTCTACTAAGATCACGTTTACCCAGGTTCCGAAGACGAGCCTGGGCGGTGCGGACACGAGCGGAGTCATCTCCGGGCGGGTCACCGGGCCGGCGGAGGGTTCACGCATTCTGCTGTATGCACGCTCCGGCGGCAAGTGGTGGATACAGCCGTACGGTTATATCCCGTATACGGTCATTGCGGCGGACGGGAGTTGGAGCAACTCGTCCCACCTGGGGACGGACTATGCGGCGGTGCTGACGAAGGGTGACTACGACTACCAGAAGATGGTGCCGGAGCTTCCGAAGGTTGGGGGCAAGATCCTGGCGGTGGCCATCACTGCTGCGTCGAAGAACCGATTCGAGCCAACTCGCGTGGATGCTGCGACGATCCACTTTGGCGGATATGAGTGGGAGGTTCGATCGACCATCAGCAACAACGGCGGAATCGATCATCAGTACCTGACGAAGAATGTGTGGCTCGATTCGGATGGAGCGCTTCATCTGCGGGTTTCGCGCGTGGGAACCAAGGCGGCCTGCGCAGAGATTCATACGATTCGGAACCTGGGCTATGGGACGTATCGGTTCACGGTGCAGGATGTCGGCAAGCTGGATGCCTCTGCCAGCCTAGGATTTTTTACGTGGTCCGATCGCTCTCCGGATCAGAACTACCGGGAGATGGATATCCACATCAGCCGGATGGGAAATCCGGAGAACAAAAACGGCGAGTACCTGATCCAGCCGTATTACATTCCGGCCAACGTCTATCGCTTTGAGATTCCGTCCGGCGAGATCACGGCGTCCTTCCACTGGATGCCGGGCAGCGCGGTCTTTACGACGGCGGAGGGGAGCAATCCGCATGCAAAGCCGGTATCGACGTGGACGTTCACAGCGGGGATTCCGGCCTCGAGCGGAGAAAACACCTATATCAATTTTTGCGAGTTTCCCTTTGCAAAGGTTGGCTTGCGGCAAGAGGCGGAGGTGGTGATTGAAAACTTCCAGTTCTGGCCCTAG
- a CDS encoding mechanosensitive ion channel family protein: MGLSAVSTKPASRTLRRVLLTATTAALTCAAALLAQASTAAAPTPQTPAPAPQTAAPTTKITTPTTPTVPLQVPPANFDLEARSNQVLAHLSAVIRYYRTAVTPIQKVGEPTDALYREEAVSDAKLIAAYAFQSGIAEAKLLAAYQKQQPDTPNAAPSDGKQPPVGEAQKLQTTLIGVNKRTEDLKTQQKTLEDQLQSAKSAEIPTLRAQIEQVQGALQLNVAMSDALSKIVSMSDTQGQAGLAGDIEQLSRTAPELTDPKSKVVPAPLENLSAARSAGVSSQATVLFQLLSTRRDIDQWTQETDALHAQALALRTPVTDTLRGTIRKGQDLSQQAADGTIAPPPAAPSAIPAVKLTAAQAQAAQAAAAAAGLAQLKQTRATFDSITATFKVLSDAAVPLSQEIITLEQSRANLVAWRLAVDSEYHSVMRSLLLRILVIAIALGALFIIGEVWRRATSRYVHDLRRRRQFLGMRRIVIGFLSGLVLILGFVNQFNSLATFAGFITAGIAVGLQTILLSVAAYFFIIGRYGVRVGDRITVAGVTGDVIEVGLVRFYVMELAGNGLELQTTGRVAVFSNAILFQAGTPLYKQMPGTDYAWHELTVKLQDSADYRHAAKVLLGGVEKIYAGYKQLIEQQHRNVQAGVDAAIDAPTVESRVLLVDGGLQLLVRFPVEIRDASLVTQQVSEALIALIQGDEAVKQAVAAAPVIKAAVKG, translated from the coding sequence ATGGGTCTTTCCGCAGTCAGCACCAAGCCAGCCTCCCGCACGCTCCGTCGAGTCCTCCTCACGGCTACCACCGCCGCCCTCACCTGCGCCGCCGCGCTCCTCGCCCAGGCCAGCACAGCCGCCGCTCCAACGCCTCAGACGCCTGCACCTGCACCCCAGACAGCCGCGCCCACGACAAAAATCACGACGCCCACCACTCCCACCGTGCCGCTCCAGGTCCCACCCGCCAACTTCGATCTCGAAGCTCGCAGCAATCAGGTCCTGGCCCATCTCAGCGCCGTCATCCGCTACTACCGCACCGCCGTCACTCCCATTCAGAAGGTCGGTGAACCCACCGACGCCCTCTATCGCGAAGAGGCCGTCAGCGACGCCAAGCTCATCGCCGCCTACGCCTTCCAGTCCGGCATCGCGGAGGCCAAGCTGCTCGCCGCCTACCAGAAGCAACAGCCCGACACCCCGAACGCTGCCCCGTCCGACGGCAAGCAACCCCCCGTCGGCGAGGCCCAGAAGCTCCAGACCACGCTCATTGGCGTCAATAAACGCACAGAAGATCTCAAGACCCAGCAGAAGACGCTCGAAGATCAGCTTCAATCAGCGAAATCAGCAGAGATCCCCACCCTCCGCGCCCAGATCGAGCAAGTCCAGGGAGCCCTGCAGCTCAACGTCGCCATGAGCGACGCCCTCAGCAAGATCGTCAGCATGTCTGACACTCAGGGCCAGGCTGGCCTCGCCGGAGATATTGAGCAACTCTCCCGCACCGCGCCAGAACTCACCGATCCCAAATCCAAGGTCGTTCCCGCGCCGCTTGAAAACCTCAGCGCAGCCCGTTCCGCCGGCGTCAGCAGCCAGGCCACCGTCCTCTTCCAACTCCTCTCCACCCGGCGTGATATTGACCAGTGGACCCAGGAGACCGACGCTCTCCACGCCCAGGCGCTCGCCCTCCGCACGCCCGTCACCGATACCCTCCGTGGCACCATCCGCAAGGGTCAGGACCTCTCCCAGCAGGCAGCCGACGGTACCATCGCACCACCCCCCGCAGCCCCATCCGCAATTCCTGCGGTCAAGCTCACCGCAGCCCAGGCTCAGGCCGCCCAGGCAGCCGCGGCAGCAGCAGGTCTCGCTCAACTCAAGCAGACCCGCGCCACCTTTGACTCCATCACCGCCACCTTCAAGGTCCTCAGCGATGCCGCCGTACCGCTCAGCCAGGAGATCATCACGCTCGAGCAGTCACGCGCCAACCTCGTGGCCTGGCGCCTCGCCGTAGACTCCGAGTACCACAGCGTCATGCGCTCCTTGTTACTTCGCATCCTCGTCATCGCCATCGCACTCGGCGCCCTCTTCATCATCGGTGAGGTCTGGCGTCGTGCCACCAGCCGTTACGTCCATGACCTCCGCCGCCGCCGCCAGTTCCTCGGCATGCGGCGCATCGTCATCGGCTTTCTCAGCGGACTCGTCCTCATCCTGGGCTTCGTCAACCAGTTCAACTCACTGGCCACCTTCGCAGGCTTCATCACCGCCGGTATCGCGGTCGGCCTCCAGACCATCCTGCTCTCGGTCGCGGCATACTTCTTCATCATCGGCCGTTACGGCGTACGTGTCGGAGACCGAATCACCGTCGCAGGGGTCACCGGAGACGTCATTGAGGTCGGACTCGTCCGCTTCTACGTCATGGAACTCGCCGGCAACGGTCTGGAGCTCCAGACCACCGGGCGAGTCGCCGTCTTCTCCAACGCCATCCTCTTCCAGGCCGGAACCCCTCTTTATAAACAGATGCCCGGCACCGATTACGCCTGGCATGAACTGACCGTCAAGCTCCAGGATTCGGCCGATTACCGCCACGCCGCAAAGGTCCTCCTTGGCGGCGTGGAGAAGATCTACGCCGGCTACAAGCAGCTCATCGAGCAGCAGCACCGCAACGTCCAGGCCGGTGTGGACGCCGCCATCGACGCACCCACCGTAGAATCCCGCGTCCTCCTCGTCGATGGTGGCCTCCAGCTCCTTGTCCGCTTCCCCGTCGAGATTCGCGACGCCTCCCTCGTTACCCAGCAGGTCTCGGAGGCCCTCATCGCGCTCATCCAGGGAGATGAGGCCGTCAAACAGGCCGTCGCCGCCGCACCCGTCATCAAGGCAGCGGTAAAGGGGTAA
- a CDS encoding APC family permease: protein MTKTALADWLLSDIRLPKGVQGHPEPEHPWWRVMCLTGVDYFSTLGYQPGIAFLAAGFLSPIATFVLVLVTLFAALPLYSRVAEVSPNGQGSIAMLERLFPQWGGKVFVLVLLGFASTDFIITMTLSAADAAAHFIHNPFAPHWLTSQMLVTLLLLAGLSAIFLKGFKEAIGIAVVLVGAYLFLNAIVTVVAFNVLFHHPEAFPRWKSAVHEHHPNILGMIGLSLLLFPKLALGLSGFETGVAVMPLIAGKDLQDRIHNTRKLLATAAIIMSVFLMATSIVTTMLIPRAAFAEGGEASGRAMAYLAHQYLGNGFGTVYDISTILILAFAGASAMAGLLNLIPRYLPRFGMAPEWALASRPLVLVFMTTAVFVTIAFHADVNAQGGAYATGVLVLITSAAVAVTIHVWKKPLLRFAFAAITVIFIYTTALNIYERPEGLKISSFFILAIITTSVVSRAMRSTELRISEVELLPEAVSMLAEDEDQVIRLIARSPKEEEDKHCADELDALDAFVRTRYGMTPTECLYFLEIERIDASEFEHCLCIEARRVGRHRILCANSPVVANSIAALLMHLEETTGKLPHAYFKWKEGNPVVNIIRFIFLGEGDTAPLTHEVLRRAVPNPDRRPIIHVS, encoded by the coding sequence GTGACGAAGACCGCCCTTGCCGATTGGCTCCTCTCTGACATTCGCCTCCCCAAAGGCGTTCAGGGCCACCCAGAACCCGAGCACCCTTGGTGGCGCGTCATGTGCCTTACCGGGGTAGATTACTTCTCCACCCTCGGCTATCAGCCGGGCATCGCCTTCCTCGCTGCGGGCTTCCTCTCTCCCATCGCCACCTTCGTTCTGGTCCTGGTCACCCTCTTCGCCGCGTTGCCCCTTTACAGCCGCGTAGCAGAGGTCAGTCCCAACGGTCAGGGCTCCATCGCCATGCTGGAGCGGCTCTTTCCCCAGTGGGGCGGAAAGGTCTTCGTCCTCGTCCTGCTCGGCTTCGCGTCGACTGACTTCATCATTACCATGACCCTCTCGGCCGCCGACGCAGCCGCCCACTTCATCCACAATCCCTTCGCGCCCCACTGGCTCACCAGCCAGATGCTCGTCACCCTGCTCCTGCTCGCCGGGCTCAGCGCCATCTTCCTCAAAGGCTTCAAGGAAGCCATCGGCATCGCCGTTGTACTGGTCGGGGCCTACCTGTTCCTGAATGCCATCGTCACGGTCGTAGCCTTCAACGTGCTCTTCCACCACCCGGAGGCCTTCCCCCGGTGGAAGTCCGCAGTCCACGAGCATCACCCCAACATCCTCGGAATGATCGGTCTCTCCCTGTTGCTCTTCCCCAAGCTCGCCCTCGGCCTCTCCGGATTCGAGACCGGCGTCGCCGTCATGCCGCTCATCGCCGGCAAGGACCTGCAGGATCGCATCCACAACACCCGCAAGCTCCTGGCCACCGCCGCCATCATCATGAGCGTCTTCCTCATGGCCACCAGCATCGTCACCACCATGCTCATCCCGCGCGCCGCCTTCGCGGAAGGTGGGGAAGCCAGCGGCCGAGCCATGGCCTACCTCGCCCACCAATACCTCGGCAACGGCTTCGGCACGGTCTACGACATCTCCACCATCCTTATCCTCGCCTTCGCCGGCGCGTCCGCCATGGCCGGCCTGCTCAATCTCATCCCGCGTTATCTCCCCCGCTTCGGCATGGCGCCGGAGTGGGCTCTCGCCTCGCGGCCCCTGGTCTTGGTCTTCATGACCACTGCCGTATTCGTCACCATCGCCTTTCACGCGGACGTCAATGCACAGGGCGGCGCCTACGCCACCGGCGTCCTGGTCCTCATCACCTCCGCCGCGGTCGCCGTCACCATCCACGTCTGGAAGAAGCCGCTCCTGCGCTTCGCCTTCGCAGCTATCACCGTCATCTTCATCTACACAACCGCGCTCAATATCTACGAGCGCCCTGAAGGCCTGAAGATCTCATCCTTCTTCATCCTCGCCATCATCACCACCTCCGTCGTCTCCCGAGCCATGCGCTCCACGGAGCTCCGTATCTCGGAGGTAGAACTCCTCCCGGAGGCCGTCTCCATGCTCGCCGAAGACGAAGACCAGGTCATCCGCCTCATCGCACGCAGCCCCAAGGAAGAGGAAGATAAGCACTGCGCGGATGAACTCGACGCACTCGACGCCTTCGTCCGCACCCGATACGGCATGACCCCCACCGAGTGCCTCTACTTCCTCGAGATCGAACGCATCGACGCCTCAGAGTTCGAACACTGTCTCTGCATCGAAGCCCGCCGCGTCGGCCGCCATCGCATCCTCTGCGCCAACAGCCCCGTCGTCGCCAACTCCATCGCAGCCTTGCTGATGCACCTGGAAGAGACCACAGGAAAACTTCCCCATGCCTACTTCAAGTGGAAGGAAGGCAATCCCGTCGTCAACATCATTCGCTTCATCTTCCTGGGCGAAGGCGACACCGCCCCTCTCACCCACGAGGTCCTGCGCCGCGCCGTCCCCAACCCGGATCGCCGCCCCATCATCCACGTCAGCTAG
- a CDS encoding OmpA/MotB family protein, with amino-acid sequence MKRRRRAELGEAGPSHDRWLISYADLVTLLFAVFVVLFAYSWHSKQAIRTVSTAIRSGFDSMSAAQTETAPETPVPDQLRGPTQSADPLRFDTAKLSQQLQGVLGDAIDKHEIVMQQTADGFIISLRELGFFNSGEATLLPGAAAKLQDTAKVLMEDGLEVRVEGHSDDQPIHNGQFQSNWELSTARAMSVLSLLVDEAGFPPTKISVAGYGPYHPVADNATLDGRRSNRRVDLVVLSPRSREEKLH; translated from the coding sequence GTGAAACGGAGACGCAGAGCGGAGTTGGGAGAGGCGGGGCCATCGCATGATCGGTGGCTGATCTCGTATGCAGACCTTGTGACACTGCTGTTTGCGGTGTTCGTAGTGCTGTTCGCTTACTCGTGGCATAGCAAGCAGGCGATCCGGACTGTTTCAACGGCGATCCGGTCGGGCTTCGATTCGATGAGCGCGGCGCAGACGGAGACGGCTCCGGAGACACCGGTGCCGGATCAGTTGAGGGGGCCGACGCAGAGCGCCGATCCACTGCGGTTCGATACGGCGAAGTTGAGTCAGCAGCTGCAGGGAGTGCTGGGGGATGCGATCGACAAGCACGAGATCGTGATGCAGCAGACAGCGGACGGCTTCATCATCAGCCTGCGGGAGTTGGGATTCTTCAACTCTGGGGAGGCTACCCTGCTGCCGGGTGCGGCGGCGAAGCTGCAGGATACGGCGAAGGTGTTGATGGAGGATGGGCTGGAGGTGCGGGTGGAGGGCCACTCGGACGACCAGCCGATTCATAACGGGCAGTTCCAGTCGAACTGGGAGCTTTCTACGGCGCGTGCGATGAGCGTACTCTCGCTTCTGGTGGATGAGGCGGGATTCCCGCCGACGAAGATTTCGGTGGCGGGGTATGGGCCGTACCACCCGGTGGCGGATAACGCGACGCTGGATGGGCGGCGGAGCAATCGGCGAGTGGACCTGGTGGTTCTATCGCCGCGCAGCCGGGAAGAGAAGCTGCACTGA
- a CDS encoding flagellar motor protein, which translates to MGKRQIDKSTVVGVMLAGAGVVAGLLLDGGTVRQILQPTAALIVVGGTLGAVMIQFPMQTIRSTIKELRHALLDAKPLNRELVEELVSWCLQARRMGMLALDAYLPQIADPFFRKGMMLAVDGVGVRELRDTLEVDLDVWHEREAGVAKVLEAAGGFAPTLGIIGAVLGLIQVMQRMDNVGEIGKGIAVAFVSTLYGIGLANLVFLPLAGKLKIRMRERQLVREMTLEAVVSIMEGVSARALRQRLEAYLTEGPSEAQGRAEPEMTT; encoded by the coding sequence ATGGGTAAACGACAGATCGATAAGAGTACGGTGGTGGGAGTGATGCTGGCGGGAGCCGGCGTTGTGGCGGGGCTGCTGCTGGATGGCGGGACGGTGCGGCAGATCCTGCAGCCGACGGCTGCGTTGATTGTGGTTGGCGGCACGCTGGGTGCAGTGATGATCCAGTTCCCGATGCAGACGATCCGCTCCACTATTAAAGAGCTGCGTCATGCTTTGCTGGATGCGAAGCCTTTGAATCGGGAGCTGGTGGAAGAGCTGGTGAGCTGGTGTCTGCAGGCGCGGCGGATGGGGATGCTCGCGCTGGATGCATATCTGCCACAGATAGCAGACCCGTTCTTTCGTAAGGGGATGATGCTGGCGGTGGATGGGGTGGGGGTCCGCGAGCTGCGGGACACGCTGGAGGTGGATCTGGATGTATGGCATGAGCGCGAGGCGGGCGTGGCCAAGGTGCTGGAGGCCGCGGGTGGGTTTGCGCCTACGCTGGGGATTATCGGTGCGGTGCTGGGGCTGATCCAGGTGATGCAGCGTATGGATAATGTCGGAGAGATTGGGAAGGGCATTGCGGTGGCGTTTGTGTCGACGCTGTATGGCATCGGGCTGGCGAACCTGGTGTTTCTGCCGCTGGCGGGCAAGCTGAAGATTCGGATGCGGGAGCGTCAGCTTGTACGGGAGATGACGCTTGAGGCTGTGGTCTCGATTATGGAGGGCGTGAGTGCACGTGCGCTGAGACAGCGGCTGGAGGCTTATCTGACGGAAGGGCCTTCGGAGGCTCAGGGGCGGGCTGAACCGGAGATGACGACCTAG
- a CDS encoding flagellar FlbD family protein, translating into MVAVTGLNGVVFAINSDLIEHAEATPDTVITLTTGNKLVIREGLEELIDKVIAFKHAVRMGLGLGVDTTHG; encoded by the coding sequence ATGGTTGCAGTCACGGGGCTTAACGGCGTGGTCTTTGCGATCAACAGCGATCTGATTGAGCATGCGGAAGCGACTCCAGATACTGTGATCACCTTGACGACCGGCAACAAGCTTGTCATACGCGAAGGACTTGAGGAGTTGATCGATAAGGTGATCGCTTTCAAACATGCTGTACGGATGGGCCTGGGATTGGGAGTCGATACGACCCATGGGTAA
- a CDS encoding flagellin: MSLSILNNISALQAENQLSITTAAANKSLQQLSSGSRINSGSDDAAGLAISDGLNANVAALNQSSLNATNAVGSLQTADGALAQVTALLNRSVTLATEASNTGLSSAQSTAINNEFQALLTQIGNIGTSTNFNGTAVFGSTVSAFTSDGTTNGTVSIGGAVAALTTTSLGLNASTLATSSGAQAALTVITAAISTVSAQRGTLGATVEQLQAASTVDTNESQNLVSASSNITSADISTVVANDTKYSILQQTGISALQQANQQAQTVLKLLQ; the protein is encoded by the coding sequence ATGTCACTCAGCATCCTCAACAACATCTCCGCTCTTCAGGCAGAGAACCAGCTCTCCATCACAACCGCAGCCGCCAACAAGAGCCTGCAGCAGCTCTCCTCCGGTTCGCGCATCAACTCCGGTTCGGATGACGCCGCCGGTCTCGCCATCTCGGACGGTCTCAACGCCAACGTTGCCGCTCTCAACCAGTCCTCGCTCAACGCCACCAACGCTGTCGGTTCGCTCCAGACCGCTGACGGCGCGCTCGCGCAGGTCACCGCTCTCCTCAACCGCTCCGTAACGCTCGCCACCGAGGCGTCCAACACCGGCCTCAGCTCCGCTCAGTCCACCGCCATCAACAACGAGTTCCAGGCTCTGCTCACGCAGATCGGCAACATCGGAACCTCCACCAACTTCAACGGCACCGCGGTATTCGGTTCCACCGTCTCCGCCTTCACCTCGGACGGAACCACCAACGGCACCGTCAGCATCGGCGGCGCGGTTGCGGCTCTCACCACCACCTCGCTCGGCCTCAATGCCTCCACTCTCGCCACCTCCTCCGGCGCGCAGGCTGCTCTGACCGTCATTACCGCAGCCATCTCCACCGTCTCGGCTCAGCGTGGCACCCTCGGCGCCACCGTCGAGCAGCTCCAGGCCGCTTCCACCGTCGACACCAACGAGAGCCAGAACCTGGTCTCCGCGTCCAGCAACATCACCTCTGCTGACATCAGCACGGTCGTTGCCAACGACACCAAGTACAGCATCCTTCAGCAGACCGGTATCTCCGCTCTGCAGCAGGCTAACCAGCAGGCTCAGACCGTTCTGAAGCTCCTGCAGTAA
- the fliD gene encoding flagellar filament capping protein FliD yields MSTTSSTLNSVLSALGGSNGIDVTSTVASILYADRAPERAWQAQQTTLATQTAAIQQIESESSSLSDALSALQSSTGALTSAAATSSNSDVVTATAVAGTPVSSHLIVVNSLAATGSWYSDPPTSSTATLTAGSFDITIGGATKTISVSSSDTLATVAASINSQSLGVTANVVTDSTGSRLALVSTTSGTAGDFSIGNDSTTTFKRANTGTDASLTVDGVPISSSSNTVEGALSGVTLNLVGAAPNSEISLNVAPDTSSITDAVNTFVTAYNTLITDVNSQFKYDSSTATAGTLQSDSAVQGLQSALLAATNYSSGSATLSNLNALGISTNADGTLTLNSTLLGVAVQSNSAAVTNFFQGSALDGFAASLTSTLNTYTDPTQGAFTVDLKSISNEYSDLSDQTSTLELYLASQQIILTAQYNAADIAIQQLPQKLKQIQALLNPNASSS; encoded by the coding sequence ATGAGCACTACATCCTCAACACTCAATTCGGTTCTCTCTGCGCTCGGCGGTTCCAACGGAATCGACGTTACCTCGACCGTCGCCAGCATCCTTTATGCCGACCGTGCGCCGGAACGCGCCTGGCAAGCCCAGCAGACGACACTCGCCACGCAGACCGCGGCCATCCAGCAGATCGAGAGTGAATCCTCCTCTCTTTCGGACGCGCTCAGCGCCCTGCAGAGTTCCACTGGAGCCCTGACCTCAGCCGCCGCCACATCCTCCAATAGCGATGTGGTCACCGCTACCGCAGTCGCCGGAACCCCTGTCAGCAGCCATCTCATTGTTGTCAACAGTCTTGCCGCCACCGGCTCCTGGTACTCCGACCCACCCACGAGCAGCACCGCTACGCTGACGGCCGGCAGCTTCGACATCACCATTGGCGGAGCCACAAAAACCATCTCGGTCAGCAGCTCGGACACGCTTGCCACCGTCGCCGCCTCCATCAACAGCCAGTCGCTCGGGGTCACCGCCAACGTCGTCACCGATAGCACCGGCTCACGCCTCGCACTCGTCTCCACCACCTCAGGAACTGCCGGCGACTTTTCCATCGGCAACGACAGCACCACGACGTTCAAGCGTGCTAACACCGGCACCGACGCCTCTCTCACCGTCGACGGCGTCCCGATCAGCAGCTCCTCGAACACAGTGGAGGGCGCCCTCAGCGGAGTCACCCTCAATCTGGTCGGCGCTGCGCCCAACTCAGAGATCTCACTCAACGTCGCTCCGGACACCAGCTCCATCACGGATGCTGTCAACACCTTCGTGACCGCGTACAACACCCTCATCACAGATGTGAACTCGCAGTTCAAATACGACAGCAGCACGGCCACCGCCGGCACGCTGCAGAGCGATAGCGCCGTCCAGGGCCTGCAGTCCGCCCTGCTGGCTGCGACCAACTATAGCTCTGGTTCCGCCACACTTTCCAATCTCAACGCCCTAGGCATCAGCACCAACGCCGACGGAACTTTGACCCTTAACTCCACCCTTCTCGGCGTCGCCGTTCAGAGCAACAGCGCAGCGGTCACCAACTTCTTTCAGGGATCGGCGTTGGACGGATTCGCCGCCTCCCTCACCTCCACCCTCAACACCTACACCGATCCTACCCAGGGTGCCTTTACCGTCGATCTCAAGAGCATCTCCAACGAGTACAGCGACCTGAGCGACCAGACCAGCACCCTTGAGCTCTATCTCGCCTCGCAGCAGATCATCCTGACCGCACAGTACAACGCAGCCGATATCGCCATCCAGCAGCTCCCACAAAAACTCAAGCAGATCCAGGCTCTGCTCAACCCCAACGCCAGCTCCTCCTAA
- a CDS encoding flagellar export chaperone FliS, which produces MTNLASLEYRRAATQQASVVGLVIALHDTLIGNLKRAADAMDRNDIATRCDQLIHGFKVITQLEAMLDRNNGGAAAVSIERFYKHVRAQMLNAQFKLDPAILRDQVRVVMEVRQAWQQVDSAPMEARRTQPNYPSAPVEILQPIETEAHTSFSCSG; this is translated from the coding sequence ATGACAAACTTGGCTTCTCTCGAGTATCGGCGCGCGGCCACCCAGCAGGCATCAGTTGTCGGTCTGGTCATCGCACTCCACGACACCCTCATCGGCAATCTTAAGCGCGCAGCAGACGCGATGGATCGCAATGACATCGCAACCCGCTGCGACCAGCTCATCCACGGCTTCAAGGTCATCACCCAGCTTGAAGCCATGCTGGATAGAAACAACGGCGGCGCGGCGGCCGTCAGCATTGAGCGCTTCTACAAGCACGTCCGCGCGCAGATGTTGAACGCCCAGTTCAAGCTCGATCCCGCCATCCTGCGCGATCAGGTCAGGGTCGTCATGGAGGTTCGCCAGGCTTGGCAGCAGGTCGATAGCGCCCCCATGGAAGCCCGCCGCACCCAGCCCAACTACCCGTCCGCTCCGGTGGAGATCCTACAGCCGATCGAGACGGAAGCCCACACCTCCTTCTCCTGCTCCGGCTGA
- the flgL gene encoding flagellar hook-associated protein FlgL, with protein sequence MRFVPNIASNVITDIQASDQNVQTALQQVSSGLRVSLPSDDPAASAALVQLQAQSANIDQYTTNASSALSQAQSADSVVSSVVSLLNRAITLGTEGANSTSSTANRASIATEVQGLLSNVVSLANTSFQGISLFGGTVSGQAAFTADSTSATGYKYNGNSGVNSVSVGDSLSVQANIPGNTLFDNSSASVLGALSGLATALTSGSSTDIGTATTAVTTALNYVTQQHVVYGNTINQLNAQETYLASDKVTLSSRETSLVGIDTATAAENLTQAETSNTAILSASARVLQNNLLTYLH encoded by the coding sequence ATGCGCTTTGTTCCCAATATTGCCTCCAACGTCATTACCGACATCCAAGCGAGCGACCAGAACGTCCAGACCGCTCTGCAACAGGTGTCTTCAGGCCTTCGAGTCTCATTGCCCTCGGATGACCCAGCCGCATCCGCCGCCCTGGTGCAGCTACAGGCGCAGTCGGCGAACATAGACCAGTACACGACGAACGCCTCGTCTGCGCTCTCACAGGCGCAGAGCGCGGACTCCGTGGTGAGCTCGGTTGTGTCTCTGCTGAACCGTGCCATCACCCTTGGCACGGAAGGCGCGAACAGCACGTCCTCCACGGCGAACCGTGCTTCGATTGCGACCGAGGTGCAAGGCCTGCTCTCGAACGTCGTGTCACTGGCCAATACAAGCTTCCAAGGCATCTCGCTGTTCGGCGGGACGGTGAGCGGCCAGGCTGCGTTCACGGCGGACTCCACCTCTGCCACCGGGTACAAGTACAACGGAAACAGCGGAGTCAACTCGGTCTCCGTTGGCGACTCATTGAGCGTGCAGGCGAACATCCCGGGCAACACCCTGTTCGACAACTCCAGCGCAAGCGTCCTGGGTGCGTTGAGCGGGCTTGCCACGGCTCTGACAAGCGGTTCCAGCACCGACATCGGCACGGCGACGACGGCAGTCACGACGGCTTTGAACTACGTGACCCAGCAGCACGTCGTCTACGGCAACACGATCAATCAACTGAACGCGCAGGAGACGTACCTGGCCTCCGACAAGGTGACTCTGAGCTCTCGCGAGACGTCCCTGGTCGGAATCGACACGGCGACGGCGGCTGAGAACCTGACCCAAGCGGAGACCAGCAACACGGCGATCTTGTCGGCATCGGCTCGCGTTCTCCAGAACAACCTGCTGACGTATCTACACTAG